The nucleotide window GCAGTAACTGGACCAAGTCATCCTTCGGTCCGACCTTTACACCTACATTCCACCGCGTCTTTCCAGATGTTTCTAGGCTTTTGAGATGAGATTTCTCCTACCCTTTATATACctctcctctctccctctctcaagTATCGAATCCAAGCAAGAAATCCTTCTCCTTCAAGAAACCTAAGAGGAAATCCCTTGTCTTGAAACCTCAAAAACAAGCCTGTTTTGAGCCCCAGAAGACGATCTTTAATTGCTTGCATAGTTGTTGTAACATATACGAAAGAAAGTAAACACAGCCCACTTCTTTGATCCAAGTTTCAATCACGATGATGTCTATGTTCAGTTCATTTGATGCCCTATGCGCAGAATCACTTGTGCAGAAGCTCGGGTTCTCATCCAGAGCTTCCAAAGAAGGGAACACCGAGCCACAGGTTGAGTCCatgaagaagagagagatgTCTGAAGGGAGCGATGACAAGTCTTCAACATCATCGTCAAAATCATCTCCTGTGAACATTAGCAAGCCATTACAGCAACAAAAGATGAGAATAAGGTTTGCTCCGGAGTTAGATGGTGTGCACTGTTTTGAGACCATGATTACTTATTGAGCTTTCTTTCAGTTTTTCACTAACtaattttgtgtgtgtgtatatttatttatttattgcggGTGATTCATGTAATGTAATCAACATTTTGCAGTTACAAGACTCATTTTTCCCTCTTAATTTGTAGATTTAAcaccattaatttaattaaattcaagtttCTTTATAGGCAAAACCGCAACCAAGTCtcgtatttgttttttttatgaatgaataATTTCACCAGCCAAGAaggtaaagaataaaaaaaaaaatggaattacTGTGATAGCTTGTTGATTGCTCTGATGATGGCCTCCACCCTCCGATGAAACTTAGGACGCCAAGTAAGGAATAATTTGGTATGGTGCCTGAAAGTCCATCCACTTGAACAAATACCCTTGATTTCTTGCATGATAAGGTCATATGCAAGCAGCTGTCCACTGCTATTTCCGTCAAAGAACTTGCCGTAACCATAAGAATCTCTGGCCATTAATTCCGATTTCCATTTCATCAATTACTTTGAACACTGAAAAAAAGTTCAGAAGAAGGGAAGATTGAAGTTTTCAATACTTGCAAGAAACTATCATGTTTTAAATGCCATCAGCACACGTACGTACCTATGCTTTCTTGATGTATCTTTCTTGTTTACCAAGCGGCACATCTCTTGTTCTTATctcatatttctaattaaaaatctttCTAGCATAATATTCCTTAAGGCATTCAAGACATTGACCGTCTATAATATCTCATGTTTTTCATATCTCTaaatgttgtttaatttttctcaaaaataaaaaaggccatAGCTTGCCAAATTTTCCATAGATCATAAAATAttcacattgttttgttttgtttttttaaaaaagttaaactagGGGCAGTGTGACTAGTGAGACGAGGTCAACTTTTATCCTTGTTTGTTCAttgaaaaagtaaattattttattatatttgataatgtcaaaataatttattaatatttaatttttttttaattttattagaaaaataaggataaaaaatgtcTGATTATAAAGTTAAagggtgatgaaattgaaaaaataattaattttataaattatttcaaattaaaaaataacagtaaaaaaaaaataaaaaccaaatttgacaGATGAAGAAGTTGAaggaggatggaattgaaaaaaaatcaatttcataaattatttcaaataaataaataacaataaaaagaataggggccaaatctaatagataaaaaaaatttcaattaagaaaatgataagaaaaaaataataataaaaagaataaagaccaaaattgatacaaaaatcaaatcaaatcaaatttcaaatgaaaaaattgaaaaataattattcaaaacaaaatatatattaattaaaagattaagaactaaatttgatataattaacaaataatttgatattcttaatttttttgcagCTTCTGAAAAATGAAATGTTATTCATAAACTAACTTtttaaatgacaaataaatataaaaaattttgaaaaataattttcaaaaaattatttttcataaaataagcAGAACcctagtttaatttatttaaactcATATTATACTAGGAAGTCACAGGCCCAAACGTCCAAGTTTAATATTAGTGAAGACACCTTTGAATTGAGACTAAATCTTTGATCTTATTTGGATGCAGATGAAGATTAAGATGcatttataaacataaaatattgaCCATTAAACGGGTATGAGTATGATTCAAACCCAAGTCATACGTGAGGGCAAGAAATACATTTATCTGTCTTTTTTAAACATGTTTCTAACAAGTAATCATGAGCTTAATGTTATTGAAAAACTTATGTTTAGAAAATTATCACAACTATTAGATCAATTAATTGAATTTGGGGGAGTCTTGACGTGATGAAAATAGACAAGATGCATGCTCTTTTTTCATGAGGGCAAGTTGCTCGCAAGATAAGAGATTAGCAAAGTGGGCTCTCCTTCTATTCTCAGGAGGAAACTATGTCCAATGGAATAGGTAACTTAGAAATTGGATAGGATTGTCCTTTTCATCTCTACCCCAAATGAATGCTCATGAAATCAAAGCCATAAATAGAGCCTAATATACTATAAATTCAAGAAGGTGAAGAGGGAAGGAAGGCTAGGTCCTTTGTCACATAGAAATTTccagtttaggtttttttgttttttagtttttcctagTCATGATAGTACCATAAGAGAGTCTTTGTATTCCTTTCTTTCTTGCCCTACTTTTCTTGcctttctttcctctctttatCACTCTTTACTTCTCTTCACTAGCAAGCTATCTCAAATTCCTTTGCTATTGCTTTACCCCCTCCTTGGCGTTTCTCCATATAAAATCAAGTTATTTCATTAGAGGCCATTGTCTCCAAGAATAACATAGAAGAATGGCAATGGGTGCAATGTCTGTGACAGTAACAGGTGTTGTTGCTGCAGCTGGGATTTATTTCTTCGACAAAAGCCACACCAAAGCTCAGGTAATAAACTAGGTCCCTTCATAAatttctttgctttctttcaACTTGTAGTTTTAGTTTCTTGTTTATGTGGAAGAATCCAAGCTTAACTTTGTTTATGTTCAGGAGCTGGGAAGCAGAATGAGATCATCTAGTGAAAACATGGTGGCAAAAGTGAAGAAGACCAGTGAAACGCCAAAATTAGTACCCCAACTGGATGGATTAAACTGTTTTGAAACATTAATATGTCATTGATTCTGCTTGGTCTACGTGGTTAATTATCTCCAACACTGCCTTGCAGAGGTTGTTATTAATGATAAACCATGGACATCACATTCTTTCTCCAAAACATTACTTGCTGCTTCTGTTGTAGCTAGTCATGCATTGATTAGACATTACTAAGGAAAAATGCTACAATTTTTAGTCTAAACTTTTGCTgattatgatttatttgttaattcCTATGGCATGAAATGAAAGAGGTTGAATTGGAGGAAATCAGGAGAGGGATGTCTCCTATGAAACTTCTCATTCTATATGATTAGATATTGTACTTGAGCAGAGCATGCACAGAAGGAAGATTAAAACCTTAACGGGTGTTTTTAACTGATAATATGGGAGAAGCTATGCCATCAAAGCACAGGACATCATGTTGACAACTATTTCTGCAACAAGTGAGCTAAAATGAGATTGATGAACATAAACAATGACAACATCTTGTAGAGCAGATGATATATGGACCTTTTAAGTATCTGTGGTTTAACTGATTGAAGAGAAAACTTCTGCTTTGAGTAAAAGCATCCTCATCATATCGCATTATCAACATGTTTCTAAAGTATGATACAAAATTATACAACCTCCCACTACCACTGAAAAGGGAAGAGTGACACTGGTAGTTAAAAAGTAGAGCATCTCTTATATTGGGTTTTCAACTTTCAAGTAGTTCCAGCATTCAATCTTGCATTCCTTCCCATGTTTCCAAACCTTCTTCCCACATTGAATATAAATGCCTTCGTCAAGAGTCCTCGATCAAAGCTACATGCAAGGATAATAGCCCCACCAAAAATTAGAAGCTTTGGTATGTTCTGGCCCAAAGACTTCTCAGAAGTAGTGGTAGCTGCTTCATTCTCTAACAAATTCTCATCGCCTCCCAAGGCTCTCAGCAACTCTGGATTTATTTTGGTGTTAATCTGAGCCATGAAAGCAGGCCGAGAAAGTTCTGCCCCTGATGCTCTTGCTTTTTGGTAGGCACGTAAACCAGGTTCAATCTTCTTGACAGTTCCCCACATGCCCTGCCGCACTCCAAGCTTAGCGATTTCCCATGGGATGCCCATGTCTTCATGATGGAAGAGCAACACCTCACAAGCAGTCAGCTGGCCATCACCTCTCCTCGATTCCACTGATCAAGTGTAATTCAAGCGGATTTAGCTGTTAGTCACTATTCTAAGTCTCATGACAAATAATATACAGACTAGCTCTTCACGGGACAAAGAAATTGCCCAATGTTCTGGGGTAGTGAGAACCTGAAGAAATGTTTCAAGGTGAAGAaggatttattcaattaaatggCAGAAAGGAAGAAGATATGATATACCTGCTCGGATACACCAACTTGAGTAGTATAGGTCAACCCGTCTTGGCTTATCTCGCCTTGGGACAGATGAGCATGGTACTCCCTGAAATTAGTTAGAAGCAGTCAATTAGATTGGAGGTCCAAAATCTCAGCGATgatagcaaaagaaaacaagcaGACATGATAAAAAGCTGATAGATGAGATTGCAGAATGCTCCCATTTGTTAATAAAGAAAGTCTTTTTCCACAGGACCTTGTGGTCCATTGCTATCTCTCTCCCACTAGTGGGAAGTGATTATGAGTTTGAGCAATAGAAAGATGTAGTTCTAGAAGAAAACTGGGTTAGTTTGGGAACTGTAATTACACAGAGAGGGCCTCCCTCATATCCAAAAGGAACGAGTCTTTTCCATCCCTATCATTGTGTATCGTTTCAAACATTTTCTTAGACACAAGTTACTAATTTTTCAATTCACCAGAGTCAATTCAATAGGAACTGGAACTAATAAGAATTACACTCTGAGAAGCACTTTAAGCCATCCCAATTTTAAGCCAGTGAGAATCAATTGTTTATTTGTACCCTATGGTTGGGGATATTCAAAATGGAAGGTTTCAGAAGACAAGTTCAACTTAGTTAGCATCAGCAGCCCTAGCTGATTGGCTTGTTAGACCTCTGTTACCTTACATATAGCTGAACTCAGTTTCCATGTTTGTCCCATCATAAGTTGAGTTAGGTACCAAGTAGATGCtgcttaatattattattattattgtacatAATTTATAAACACAGAATAATAAACTCCTGATTCATACCTTTGTCACACAGAAATAAGATCTGCCCGACTCCCATATTCGCCGACCTATTATGTATTCTCTGTCACTACAGAAAAAGGGAAACTGCAGCACAAAGCATTGGTAGGAGATGAGCACATAAAACCAAGACAAGCTATGATTTAGAACATATGAAAGGAAGACTCACTTTTCGTATCCAATGCACTAGCATGGTCCCTGTGATGGAACATTCATCTAATATTGCAGAATAAGCAAGCATGTCATCCCACTTTGTCCGGAAGTCATCATCCCAAAATAAGTCTCTCACTATCTCTGGTGAGGCATCCTCAAAGACAGTAATGCTACGATATTGAGGAGGACCAGTCTAACAAcccattaaaacaaaaactgatCAAAAAGATGTCTATATACCACACATTATCCAATTGCATGAAAGAAAGTAGCTGAAATTCCAAACAAATTACCAAATTGAATCAGAAGAACTGATAAAACTGTTGGCCTGTATTAAATTACTGTTTGAATAAGAGAGAAAAGTCTACCTTGGGATCTCTCCTCCATGCTTGGTATCTCATAGTTGGGGTGGAACGATCCATCATATGTATCCAAGTAGAACCTCCATCTTTAACCTCAACAAGCtggttcaaatgttttaaatccTCCTCCGTGACTAGACTAGCAATATTAGACTGCTCTTCATTCAGCTGTGATCTACTAGACAAGTACAAAGAAGAAATTATTCACTTGCCCCAAATTAAGCTCATTCACAATTTTCTTCGATATTATCCAAAACCATTTTATGGTCATCCCATAGAGACAAAGTTTCCCATTGTGTGTCAAACCCAACAATTGATAATtctaaacaaatcataaagcaCGAGATCATTGCTAAACTGGAAAATATTACTACAAGGAATCATAGATTTTCTGTTTCTTGCCCCATCCAATTCTAGTATTTGCACAGATTCTGCCTTCGTTCATTTTCTTCCCAAGAGTTTCTTTTGACTCTAATCCGGCAGCTGTCGGTCGAGCATGCTCAGTTTCATCTCATTCCTCAGTCACATATGGCCCGAAAGGGCATTCTCAGTTCTAAAAAATGGAAGTGAGGGACGCTAAGAGAATCAATTCTTTGATTCACTTCGCCTTGAAAAGTCCGTTACAGGAAGTGTTACAAGCGATTGAAGACCGATGTCCGGAAAGGGAATAAGTCTTTCAAGGACCCGGCTTCGTGTACGAGAAAGAGGAGAATCAAGGGCATGCCCGAGCCGAGCCCCCTCTTGATTGGGCCCCATTAGATACCATACTTTCATACCATAAGTTGTCATGATGGCACAAGCAACCCTCAGTTAATCAAACTGATTACGAATTTCAACTCCACAAAATTATTGAGAACTTTACCCGTTATTTAACAATAGACAAAACAAACACTACTGACAGACTTCTAAATTTCATTCAAAGATTGCAAGGCTCATTTCATTTAATCTTTTATTGATACAGAAAACTAGACACTTTGTGATAAGGGCTCGTACCTGCAATCTTCATATTCTGTAGGTGGCACATGAGATGGTTTCTGATGCTctaaattgttgttgttgtccaCAACCCAAGAAGCTTCACAATTTGAAGACCTCACCAAGAACGAATTCCACTGCGAGAAAGAACCAAAACTCTTCAATGGAGACATCAAAAATCGACAAGGTGAAGATGGCAACGATGACTCCAATATCTTTGATACACAAGAAGCCAATTTGTCACTTTCCCTGGTCACCCATTTAGGCTTCCATGACCATCCAATAATCAAGCCAATAAGAAAAGATATCCACAGTGGACCCAAAAAACCCACCGTTTCTGTACGCACACCTAACATTGAAGAGGGATGctctaaaatatcatataaagcCTCAATCAAGGCCATAGCATCATATAAACTCA belongs to Populus nigra chromosome 18, ddPopNigr1.1, whole genome shotgun sequence and includes:
- the LOC133678653 gene encoding uncharacterized protein LOC133678653 isoform X1; the protein is MALIEALYDILEHPSSMLGVRTETVGFLGPLWISFLIGLIIGWSWKPKWVTRESDKLASCVSKILESSLPSSPCRFLMSPLKSFGSFSQWNSFLVRSSNCEASWVVDNNNNLEHQKPSHVPPTEYEDCSRSQLNEEQSNIASLVTEEDLKHLNQLVEVKDGGSTWIHMMDRSTPTMRYQAWRRDPKTGPPQYRSITVFEDASPEIVRDLFWDDDFRTKWDDMLAYSAILDECSITGTMLVHWIRKFPFFCSDREYIIGRRIWESGRSYFCVTKGVPCSSVPRRDKPRRVDLYYSSWCIRAVESRRGDGQLTACEVLLFHHEDMGIPWEIAKLGVRQGMWGTVKKIEPGLRAYQKARASGAELSRPAFMAQINTKINPELLRALGGDENLLENEAATTTSEKSLGQNIPKLLIFGGAIILACSFDRGLLTKAFIFNVGRRFGNMGRNARLNAGTT
- the LOC133678653 gene encoding uncharacterized protein LOC133678653 isoform X2, encoding MALIEALYDILEHPSSMLGVRTETVGFLGPLWISFLIGLIIGWSWKPKWVTRESDKLASCVSKILESSLPSSPCRFLMSPLKSFGSFSQWNSFLVRSSNCEASWVVDNNNNLEHQKPSHVPPTEYEDCRSQLNEEQSNIASLVTEEDLKHLNQLVEVKDGGSTWIHMMDRSTPTMRYQAWRRDPKTGPPQYRSITVFEDASPEIVRDLFWDDDFRTKWDDMLAYSAILDECSITGTMLVHWIRKFPFFCSDREYIIGRRIWESGRSYFCVTKGVPCSSVPRRDKPRRVDLYYSSWCIRAVESRRGDGQLTACEVLLFHHEDMGIPWEIAKLGVRQGMWGTVKKIEPGLRAYQKARASGAELSRPAFMAQINTKINPELLRALGGDENLLENEAATTTSEKSLGQNIPKLLIFGGAIILACSFDRGLLTKAFIFNVGRRFGNMGRNARLNAGTT